Proteins found in one Corynebacterium sanguinis genomic segment:
- a CDS encoding ABC transporter ATP-binding protein, with protein sequence MITLTDVRKAYGDDVAIGPVNLQIPAGGITALVGPNGAGKSTLLTMVGRLLSLDEGTVEIGSMDVTQTKSKDLAKTISILRQENHFVTRLTVRQLVGFGRFPYSRGRLTAEDEDIITKYVDFLGLSSLENRYLDQLSGGQRQRAYVAMVLCQETDYVLLDEPLNNLDIAHSVDMMKHLYDAAHELGRTIIIVLHDINFAARYADFICAAKDGQIVAFGTPAEIMRDDLLTEIFNTGVKVIEGPHGPLATYH encoded by the coding sequence GTGATTACCCTGACCGATGTCCGCAAGGCCTACGGTGACGACGTCGCCATCGGCCCCGTCAACCTGCAAATCCCCGCAGGTGGAATCACCGCTTTGGTGGGGCCAAACGGCGCGGGCAAGTCGACTCTTCTGACAATGGTTGGAAGGCTTCTCTCGCTCGACGAGGGCACCGTGGAAATCGGTTCGATGGACGTGACGCAGACCAAGTCGAAGGACCTTGCGAAGACGATCTCGATCCTGCGCCAAGAAAACCACTTTGTCACCCGTCTCACCGTGCGCCAGCTTGTCGGCTTCGGACGCTTCCCGTACTCGCGCGGCCGGCTTACTGCGGAGGACGAGGACATTATTACCAAATACGTCGACTTTCTTGGCCTGAGCTCGCTGGAGAACCGGTATCTCGACCAGCTCTCTGGCGGCCAGCGCCAGCGTGCCTACGTCGCGATGGTGCTTTGCCAGGAGACGGATTACGTGCTTCTCGACGAGCCCCTGAACAACTTGGACATTGCCCATTCCGTTGACATGATGAAGCACCTTTACGACGCCGCCCACGAGCTGGGGCGCACGATCATCATCGTGCTGCACGACATCAATTTCGCGGCACGCTACGCCGACTTCATTTGCGCCGCCAAAGACGGGCAGATCGTGGCGTTCGGCACCCCGGCGGAAATCATGCGTGATGACCTTCTCACCGAGATCTTCAATACCGGGGTGAAAGTGATTGAAGGGCCCCACGGACCGCTCGCTACCTACCACTAA
- a CDS encoding iron chelate uptake ABC transporter family permease subunit produces MGSAVRNVGAFQTSKSKRRYFVALGVLAVLAVVFTAGLIAWDNPVAFGTRAYWLIAERRLNAVIAMAVVAVCQGVATVAFQTVTNNRILTPSIMGFESLYIAINTATIYFLGASGLLASRTLETFVLQLVLMVGLSLVLYSWLLTDNAANLHAMLLVGIVIGGGLGSLSTFMQRMLTPSEFDVLTARLFGSVNNADPDFYPVAIPLVLIAVTLVLLNSRRLNVISLGRDVTVNLGVGFRKNAIYTLILVSILMAVSTALVGPMTFLGFLVATLAYQFTNTYDHRYVFPMAIVLGYVVLTGAYFIMNHIFYAQGVVSIIIELVGGITFLVVILRKGRL; encoded by the coding sequence ATGGGTAGCGCGGTTCGTAACGTCGGCGCATTTCAGACGTCGAAAAGCAAGAGGCGCTATTTTGTCGCGCTCGGCGTGCTGGCTGTGCTCGCCGTGGTCTTCACCGCGGGGCTGATCGCGTGGGACAACCCCGTGGCTTTTGGTACTCGCGCGTATTGGCTGATCGCGGAGCGGCGCTTGAATGCGGTGATCGCGATGGCGGTGGTTGCTGTATGCCAAGGCGTTGCGACGGTCGCTTTCCAAACCGTGACCAACAACCGGATTCTTACCCCTTCCATCATGGGATTTGAGTCCCTCTATATCGCGATCAACACCGCCACAATTTACTTCCTCGGGGCCTCCGGCTTGCTGGCCTCGCGCACGCTCGAGACGTTCGTGCTGCAGCTCGTGCTCATGGTGGGCCTTTCCTTGGTGCTCTACTCCTGGCTGCTGACCGACAACGCCGCCAACTTGCACGCGATGCTGCTCGTCGGCATCGTCATCGGCGGGGGCCTGGGCAGTTTATCGACGTTCATGCAACGCATGCTCACGCCCAGCGAGTTCGACGTGCTCACCGCCCGGCTTTTCGGCTCCGTCAACAACGCGGACCCGGACTTTTACCCCGTGGCGATTCCGCTCGTGCTCATCGCCGTGACGTTGGTGTTGTTGAACTCCCGCCGGCTCAACGTCATCTCGCTCGGCCGCGACGTCACCGTCAACCTCGGGGTGGGATTCCGGAAAAACGCCATCTACACGCTGATCCTGGTGTCCATCCTGATGGCGGTGTCCACGGCGCTGGTCGGGCCGATGACCTTCCTCGGGTTCCTCGTGGCCACGCTTGCGTACCAGTTCACTAACACCTACGACCACCGTTATGTCTTCCCCATGGCGATCGTGCTCGGATACGTCGTGCTCACCGGGGCCTACTTCATCATGAACCACATCTTCTATGCTCAAGGCGTGGTTTCGATCATCATCGAGCTGGTGGGAGGAATCACCTTCCTGGTCGTGATCCTGAGAAAGGGACGCTTGTGA
- a CDS encoding ABC transporter permease, whose translation MSSAPTATRPALLDWKFLAGAGVVVALLFASLAVGQYDILGAEDGWAMFNATRVPRTIALILAGAAMAMSGLIMQMLTQNRFVEPTTTGTTEWAGLGLLATMVFAPNASILVRMIVAVAFAFVGTMVFFAFLRRVTLRSSLIVPIVGIMLGAVVSSVSTFWALQTQLLQSLGVWFAGSFTSVIAGQYEVLWIVLFVVAVVFFYADRLTAAGLGEDVATNIGLNYNRIVLVGTSLVAIAAGVVTVVVGYLPFLGLIVPNIVSMIRGDDLRSNLPWVCLLGIGIVAACDLIGRTIIAPFEMPVSVILGLVGAIVFIALIIRQARHG comes from the coding sequence ATGTCCTCTGCCCCCACCGCCACCCGCCCGGCACTTCTCGACTGGAAGTTCCTGGCGGGTGCTGGTGTTGTCGTCGCCCTGCTTTTCGCCTCTTTGGCGGTGGGGCAGTACGACATCCTCGGTGCCGAGGACGGGTGGGCCATGTTCAACGCCACCCGCGTGCCGCGCACCATCGCCCTCATACTCGCCGGCGCGGCCATGGCGATGAGCGGGTTGATCATGCAGATGCTCACCCAAAACCGCTTCGTCGAACCCACCACCACCGGAACCACCGAGTGGGCTGGCCTGGGGCTCTTGGCCACAATGGTGTTCGCGCCGAACGCCTCCATCCTGGTGCGCATGATCGTGGCAGTGGCCTTCGCGTTCGTGGGCACCATGGTGTTCTTCGCCTTCCTGCGACGCGTGACGCTGCGCTCGAGCCTCATCGTGCCGATCGTCGGCATCATGCTGGGTGCGGTGGTCAGCTCCGTGTCAACCTTCTGGGCGCTGCAGACGCAACTTTTGCAGTCCTTGGGCGTGTGGTTCGCGGGCTCGTTCACCAGCGTCATTGCCGGACAGTACGAGGTCTTGTGGATCGTCCTATTCGTCGTCGCCGTGGTGTTCTTCTACGCAGATCGCCTCACCGCCGCCGGCCTGGGTGAGGACGTGGCCACCAACATCGGGCTGAACTACAACCGCATCGTGCTCGTGGGCACCTCGCTGGTGGCAATCGCCGCCGGTGTGGTCACCGTTGTGGTCGGCTACCTGCCATTTCTGGGCCTGATCGTCCCCAACATCGTTTCCATGATCCGCGGCGACGACCTGCGCTCCAACCTTCCGTGGGTGTGCCTCCTCGGCATCGGCATCGTCGCCGCCTGCGACCTCATCGGCCGCACCATCATCGCGCCGTTCGAGATGCCGGTCTCGGTGATTCTCGGTCTCGTTGGCGCGATCGTGTTCATCGCGCTGATTATCAGGCAGGCCCGCCATGGGTAG
- a CDS encoding siderophore ABC transporter substrate-binding protein codes for MSRFNTRTAVAALVAAVSLTVVSCSGAQEQASDATDTTAAQAENTVTVEDNYGVKEVPSPAQRVVALDNRSFELLDTWGIEPVAAARALVPVTIPGIGDNDNIVDIGNHREPNLEAIVAAEPDVIVSGQRFQTHDADIEKLVPDAILVDFEPRDGEPFDAELIRHTESLGEIFGKQGEAAQLVDDFQNALERAKAAYNPEQTVMAVNISGGEIGYVAPGVGRTWGPLFDLIGMKPALEVQNATDDHQGDDISVEAIASANPDWMLILDRDAGTRDDEGSPAALSVIEDSAPLQNVTAVKEGQLYVAPADTYTNESIITYTEILNDIADQFEAAK; via the coding sequence TTGTCCCGTTTCAATACCCGAACCGCCGTGGCAGCGCTCGTCGCAGCCGTTTCGCTGACCGTTGTGTCCTGCTCCGGCGCGCAGGAGCAGGCGTCTGATGCCACGGACACCACGGCGGCGCAGGCCGAGAACACGGTCACCGTCGAAGACAATTACGGCGTCAAGGAGGTCCCGAGCCCTGCGCAACGCGTCGTCGCGCTGGACAACCGCTCCTTCGAGCTCCTGGACACCTGGGGCATTGAGCCCGTCGCCGCGGCGCGCGCGCTCGTCCCGGTGACCATCCCGGGCATCGGCGACAACGACAACATCGTCGACATCGGCAACCATCGCGAGCCCAACCTCGAGGCCATCGTCGCAGCCGAGCCCGACGTCATCGTCTCCGGCCAGCGCTTCCAGACCCACGACGCCGACATTGAGAAGCTCGTCCCCGACGCCATCCTGGTCGACTTCGAGCCGCGCGACGGCGAGCCCTTCGACGCCGAGCTGATCCGCCACACCGAGTCCCTCGGTGAGATCTTCGGCAAGCAGGGGGAAGCCGCCCAGCTTGTCGACGACTTCCAAAACGCCCTCGAACGCGCCAAGGCCGCCTACAACCCCGAGCAGACCGTGATGGCTGTCAACATCTCCGGCGGCGAGATCGGCTACGTCGCGCCGGGCGTCGGCCGCACCTGGGGCCCGCTGTTCGACCTGATCGGCATGAAGCCCGCTCTCGAGGTCCAAAACGCCACCGACGACCATCAGGGCGATGACATCTCCGTCGAGGCCATCGCCTCCGCCAACCCGGACTGGATGCTCATCCTCGACCGCGACGCCGGCACGCGCGACGACGAAGGCTCCCCGGCCGCGCTGAGCGTGATCGAGGATTCTGCGCCACTGCAAAACGTCACGGCAGTCAAGGAGGGCCAGCTCTACGTTGCGCCCGCGGACACCTACACCAACGAGTCCATCATCACCTACACCGAGATCCTCAACGACATCGCCGATCAGTTCGAGGCCGCCAAGTAA
- a CDS encoding LLM class oxidoreductase, with protein sequence MPETNPLFQLSQTPHTELPGFARTFRRGELTVGLSLPIEEGAEESPEDSLDNQVRLIRKAEDAGFAAVWVRDIPLRVETFGDVGQVWDPWMYLSYLAARTSTIALGTAAVVVPFQHPLLMAKRAATLDRLSGGRFLFGIATGDRPEEFPAFGQDRGTRGDVMAEHLRVYREAMTTSYSPIRWSGGKMGGADVVPKPSAREVPLLATGSLQQTMQWRAEHTHGWLMYHKGLEMQKVNVDNWNAAVDTLGGGWKPFAESLWLDLHPNPDAEAEGHHFGYRLGRNALIRLLHKQREIGISHVMVNFRISERDAEEQIDEFIQYVMPEITPAD encoded by the coding sequence ATGCCCGAGACAAACCCGCTATTCCAACTCTCACAGACCCCGCACACAGAACTGCCGGGGTTTGCCCGCACGTTTCGACGCGGCGAGCTGACGGTGGGCCTGAGCCTGCCGATCGAGGAAGGTGCGGAGGAAAGCCCCGAGGATTCGCTCGACAATCAGGTGCGCTTGATCCGCAAGGCAGAGGACGCCGGGTTCGCGGCCGTTTGGGTGCGCGACATCCCGCTGCGGGTGGAGACCTTCGGCGACGTCGGCCAGGTGTGGGACCCGTGGATGTACTTGTCCTACCTGGCCGCGCGGACGTCGACGATCGCGCTTGGCACGGCGGCGGTTGTAGTGCCTTTCCAGCACCCGCTGCTCATGGCTAAGCGTGCGGCAACGCTGGACAGGCTCTCGGGAGGGCGGTTCTTGTTCGGCATCGCCACGGGGGATCGGCCGGAGGAGTTTCCCGCCTTCGGGCAAGATCGCGGGACCAGGGGAGACGTGATGGCGGAGCACCTGCGCGTCTACCGCGAGGCCATGACCACCAGTTATTCGCCGATTCGGTGGTCCGGCGGGAAGATGGGTGGCGCTGATGTCGTCCCTAAACCGAGCGCGCGGGAGGTGCCGCTGTTAGCCACCGGTTCGCTCCAGCAGACGATGCAGTGGCGCGCCGAGCACACGCACGGGTGGCTGATGTACCACAAGGGCCTTGAGATGCAGAAGGTCAACGTGGACAACTGGAACGCCGCCGTCGATACGCTCGGCGGCGGGTGGAAGCCCTTCGCCGAGTCGCTGTGGCTTGACCTGCATCCGAACCCGGACGCCGAGGCGGAAGGGCACCACTTCGGCTACCGGCTGGGCCGCAACGCGCTGATTCGTTTGCTGCACAAGCAGCGCGAGATCGGGATCAGTCACGTGATGGTCAACTTCCGCATTTCTGAGCGCGATGCGGAAGAGCAGATCGACGAGTTCATTCAGTACGTGATGCCGGAAATTACCCCCGCCGACTGA
- a CDS encoding SDR family NAD(P)-dependent oxidoreductase — translation MKKALITGASRGIGRAIAQELSTDHHIYVGASRDAAAVVDTLPSAEPFEVDLRDSTAISAACARIGELDVLVHAAGIYPKGPFDQLGDAQWRDGFEVNFFAAVQLVRELLPALRRSRGLIITINSGAGFHGVDQGSVYCSTKYALKGFTDVLRLEEQGRVGVTSLHPGPTGTDMIAADDRVKMDPVDVARAARLAVDLSPETVIDFLRVTPLRKS, via the coding sequence GTGAAGAAGGCACTTATCACAGGGGCGTCCCGCGGCATCGGCCGCGCGATTGCCCAGGAGCTCTCCACCGACCACCACATCTACGTCGGTGCTTCCCGCGATGCTGCGGCGGTCGTCGATACGCTGCCCAGCGCCGAGCCTTTCGAGGTTGACCTGCGCGACTCGACCGCCATTTCCGCTGCCTGCGCCCGCATCGGGGAGCTTGACGTGCTCGTCCACGCCGCCGGGATTTACCCGAAGGGGCCGTTCGACCAGCTGGGCGATGCCCAGTGGCGCGACGGCTTTGAGGTGAACTTTTTCGCCGCGGTCCAGCTCGTGCGCGAGCTTTTGCCCGCTTTACGACGCTCGCGTGGACTGATCATCACCATCAACTCCGGCGCCGGCTTCCACGGCGTCGACCAGGGCAGCGTGTACTGCTCGACAAAGTACGCGCTGAAAGGGTTCACCGACGTGCTGCGGCTGGAGGAGCAGGGGCGCGTGGGCGTGACCTCCCTGCATCCCGGACCAACCGGCACGGACATGATTGCCGCCGATGACCGGGTAAAGATGGACCCGGTAGACGTTGCACGCGCGGCCCGTCTGGCCGTGGACTTGAGCCCGGAGACGGTGATCGACTTCCTGCGTGTGACCCCCTTGCGCAAATCCTGA
- the smpB gene encoding SsrA-binding protein SmpB: protein MAKKKKKSPSGNVVATNRKARHDYTILDTWETGIVLVGTEIKSLRDGKASLVEAFATIDNGEVWLRNLHIPEYSMGSWTNHSPRRTRKLLMHRSEIDSLEGKVRDGNRTLVPLSIYLKEGKAKVELGLAQGKQDYDKRQAIKKRTEDREIARDLGKKFKGIKA from the coding sequence ATGGCGAAGAAGAAGAAAAAATCACCCTCCGGAAACGTCGTTGCGACGAACCGGAAAGCTCGCCACGACTACACCATCCTGGATACCTGGGAGACCGGCATCGTGCTTGTGGGCACGGAGATCAAGTCGCTGCGCGACGGCAAGGCCAGCCTCGTCGAGGCCTTTGCCACCATCGACAACGGGGAAGTGTGGCTGCGCAACCTGCACATCCCCGAGTACTCGATGGGGTCGTGGACGAACCACTCGCCGCGACGCACCCGCAAGCTGCTCATGCACCGTAGCGAGATCGATTCGCTCGAGGGCAAGGTCCGCGACGGCAACCGCACGCTTGTGCCGTTGTCCATTTACCTGAAAGAGGGCAAGGCCAAGGTGGAACTCGGGCTGGCGCAAGGTAAGCAGGATTACGACAAGCGCCAGGCGATTAAGAAGCGCACCGAGGACCGAGAGATCGCGCGCGATCTGGGCAAGAAGTTCAAGGGGATCAAGGCGTGA
- the ftsX gene encoding permease-like cell division protein FtsX, which yields MNFSFVFREAFRGLGRNLTMTVALVITTALSLMLVGAGILISQATSETKALYLDRVEVMIELDEEISANDTDCSSPACLEVRDRLQASNGVEQVTFRSRQQSYDRFVELFQDTDPDLVRETTPDALPAALHVRLTDPADTRPVQQVADMPQVTVITDQADTVREAAGTMDTFRNVTFVVAAAQAVAALFLISNMVQLAAFNRREQIGIMRMVGASRWFTQAPFVLEAVVSVLIGGVIATVGAWLAKRFLVDPMLGDLYASQLIARVPDSAVWVTMPLVTLAAMVLGGVAAQVALRSYVRK from the coding sequence ATGAACTTCAGTTTTGTGTTCCGCGAAGCGTTTCGCGGGCTCGGCCGCAACCTGACCATGACCGTGGCGCTGGTGATCACCACCGCGCTGTCGCTTATGCTCGTGGGCGCGGGCATCCTGATCTCGCAGGCGACCTCCGAGACGAAGGCTCTCTACCTCGACCGCGTCGAGGTGATGATCGAATTGGACGAGGAGATTTCCGCCAACGACACCGACTGCTCCTCGCCCGCCTGCCTCGAGGTGCGCGATCGCCTGCAGGCAAGCAACGGGGTGGAGCAGGTCACCTTCCGCTCGCGCCAGCAGTCCTACGACCGATTCGTCGAACTGTTCCAGGACACCGATCCTGATCTCGTGCGCGAAACCACGCCCGACGCGCTTCCCGCGGCGTTGCACGTACGACTGACCGATCCGGCGGACACCCGCCCGGTGCAGCAGGTCGCCGACATGCCGCAGGTGACCGTCATCACCGACCAGGCCGACACCGTCCGTGAGGCCGCGGGCACGATGGACACCTTCCGCAACGTCACCTTCGTCGTCGCGGCGGCGCAGGCGGTGGCGGCGCTGTTCCTGATCTCCAACATGGTGCAGCTCGCCGCATTCAACCGCCGCGAGCAGATCGGCATCATGCGCATGGTCGGCGCCTCGCGCTGGTTCACCCAGGCCCCGTTCGTCCTTGAGGCGGTGGTCTCCGTGCTGATCGGCGGGGTGATCGCCACCGTCGGCGCGTGGCTGGCAAAGCGCTTCCTCGTCGACCCGATGCTGGGCGATCTCTACGCCTCCCAGCTCATCGCGCGCGTGCCGGATTCCGCAGTCTGGGTAACCATGCCGCTTGTCACCCTCGCGGCGATGGTGCTCGGAGGTGTCGCAGCACAGGTGGCACTGCGTTCCTACGTGAGGAAGTAA
- the ftsE gene encoding cell division ATP-binding protein FtsE, protein MITFTNVTKVYPTSTRPALDDVSFTIDKGEFVFLIGPSGSGKSTFLELMIREENVTSGDIRFDDFHVNALKGKEINRLRQSIGYVFQDFRLLPKLNVYDNVAFALQVTGKPKAEIAKLVPDALGLVGLDAKANRYPHELSGGEQQRVAIARAFVDKPPLVLADEPTGNLDPKTADEIMALLTRINRLGSTVVMSTHNARAVNDLRQRVLELNLGKLVRDEKHGVYGVSGSEAR, encoded by the coding sequence GTGATTACATTCACCAACGTCACCAAGGTCTACCCGACCTCGACTAGGCCCGCGCTTGACGACGTCTCCTTCACCATCGACAAAGGAGAATTCGTCTTCCTCATCGGCCCGTCCGGATCGGGAAAGTCAACGTTTTTGGAGCTGATGATCCGCGAGGAAAATGTCACTTCAGGCGACATCCGCTTCGACGATTTCCACGTCAACGCGCTCAAAGGCAAGGAGATCAACCGGCTGCGGCAGTCCATCGGCTACGTCTTCCAGGACTTCCGCCTGCTGCCCAAGCTCAACGTCTACGACAACGTGGCGTTCGCCCTGCAGGTCACGGGCAAGCCGAAGGCGGAGATTGCCAAGCTGGTGCCCGACGCGCTTGGGCTCGTCGGCCTCGACGCGAAGGCGAACCGTTACCCCCACGAGCTCTCGGGCGGTGAGCAGCAGAGGGTGGCGATTGCCCGTGCGTTCGTCGATAAGCCCCCGCTCGTGCTTGCCGACGAGCCGACGGGCAACCTCGACCCGAAGACCGCTGACGAGATCATGGCGCTTCTCACGCGCATCAACCGGCTGGGGTCCACCGTGGTGATGTCCACCCACAACGCGCGCGCGGTCAACGACCTGCGCCAGCGCGTCCTCGAGCTGAACCTGGGCAAGCTGGTCCGCGACGAAAAGCACGGCGTGTACGGCGTATCGGGATCGGAGGCACGCTAA
- the prfB gene encoding peptide chain release factor 2, producing MQPETQARIQNLDSTLTTIEKVMDLDELAARARELEQQANDPSLWDDPAHAQKVTTELSNVQARLKKVASLRERIYDLPVMYELAEEEGEPALVDDELSALEESIGSLEVQTMLSGEYDEREAVVNIRSGAGGVDAADWAEMLMRMYTRWAEKNGYKVEVYDISYAEEAGIKSATFVVRGEYMYGQLSVEQGAHRLVRISPFDNQGRRQTSFAEVEVLPVVEQTDHIDIPDSDIRVDVYRSSGPGGQSVNTTDSAVRITHLPTGIVVTCQNEKSQIQNKASALGVLQSKLLERKRQEEKAEMDALGAGGNASWGNQMRSYVLHPYQMVKDLRTNYEVGDPQKVLDGDIDGFLESGIRWRMAEAKG from the coding sequence ATGCAACCGGAGACCCAGGCACGAATCCAGAACCTCGATTCGACGCTCACCACCATTGAAAAGGTGATGGACCTAGACGAGCTCGCTGCGCGCGCGAGGGAGCTCGAGCAGCAGGCCAACGACCCCTCGCTGTGGGACGACCCGGCGCACGCGCAGAAGGTGACCACGGAGTTGTCGAACGTGCAGGCGCGGCTGAAGAAGGTCGCGTCGCTGCGCGAGCGTATCTACGACCTTCCGGTGATGTACGAGCTCGCCGAGGAAGAGGGTGAGCCGGCACTGGTTGACGACGAGCTTTCCGCGCTGGAGGAGTCGATCGGCTCACTGGAGGTGCAGACGATGCTCTCCGGCGAGTACGACGAGCGCGAGGCCGTGGTCAACATCCGTTCCGGCGCCGGCGGCGTCGACGCCGCGGACTGGGCGGAGATGCTGATGCGCATGTACACGCGCTGGGCGGAGAAGAACGGCTACAAGGTCGAGGTCTACGACATCTCCTACGCGGAGGAGGCCGGCATCAAGTCCGCCACCTTCGTGGTGCGCGGGGAGTACATGTACGGCCAGCTTTCGGTGGAGCAGGGCGCACACCGGTTGGTGCGTATCTCACCGTTCGACAACCAGGGCCGGCGGCAGACCTCGTTCGCCGAAGTTGAGGTGCTGCCCGTGGTTGAGCAGACGGACCACATCGACATCCCTGATTCCGACATCCGCGTCGACGTGTACCGCTCCTCCGGCCCCGGCGGGCAGTCGGTCAACACCACGGACTCGGCGGTGCGCATCACGCACCTGCCGACCGGAATCGTGGTCACGTGCCAGAACGAGAAGTCGCAGATCCAGAACAAGGCCTCCGCGCTGGGGGTCCTGCAGTCGAAGCTGCTTGAGCGCAAGCGCCAGGAGGAAAAGGCCGAGATGGACGCCCTCGGCGCCGGGGGTAACGCGTCCTGGGGCAACCAGATGCGTTCCTATGTGCTGCACCCCTACCAAATGGTGAAGGATTTGCGGACAAACTACGAGGTAGGCGACCCGCAGAAGGTGCTCGACGGCGACATCGACGGCTTTTTGGAGTCCGGCATCAGGTGGAGGATGGCTGAAGCCAAAGGGTAG
- a CDS encoding DMT family transporter: MAWIILLLSGAFEAVWAIALDRSQGLTRPAPAVVFFVALAISMAGLAWALRTVPLGTGYAVWVGVGASLAVVYSFVTGQESITPLKVTFLLMVVGGIAGLKLVG, encoded by the coding sequence ATGGCATGGATCATTCTGCTTCTCTCTGGCGCCTTCGAGGCGGTGTGGGCGATCGCACTGGATCGCTCGCAGGGCCTGACCCGCCCGGCACCCGCAGTCGTCTTCTTCGTCGCCCTGGCCATCTCTATGGCGGGGCTGGCGTGGGCGCTGCGCACCGTCCCGCTCGGCACCGGTTACGCGGTGTGGGTCGGCGTCGGCGCATCCCTCGCGGTTGTCTATTCCTTTGTGACGGGCCAAGAGTCGATCACGCCTTTGAAGGTCACGTTCCTACTCATGGTCGTCGGCGGCATCGCCGGGCTGAAGCTAGTGGGCTAA
- a CDS encoding inositol monophosphatase family protein — protein sequence MVCMTAAFISAHADSDDATLAAALVEHAGRLALRMRDDGLSTQQKTSVSDVVTDADRAAEQFVADALLALCPDDGVVGEEGAARASTSGRTWVIDPVDGTYNFSHGSDYFCSALALVAGDVSEPDELILGAVHRPAFATTWLAAGGVATRNGERLPQLESAGLDQLALATYLHPRSMSHESIRQAWVSAVKDAATIRMWGAGSVDLATVASGGIGGWLQHSVADWDWLPGKALVEAVGGRAIKVQAGGVAWCVAGNPLIVDEVAGKLSEHV from the coding sequence ATGGTCTGCATGACTGCTGCCTTCATCTCCGCCCATGCCGATTCCGACGACGCCACGCTCGCCGCGGCACTCGTCGAGCACGCTGGCCGCCTCGCGTTGCGCATGCGTGACGACGGCCTGTCCACGCAGCAGAAAACCTCCGTCTCCGACGTGGTCACCGACGCCGACCGCGCCGCAGAGCAGTTCGTCGCCGACGCGCTTTTGGCGCTGTGCCCCGACGATGGCGTCGTGGGCGAGGAGGGCGCTGCCCGGGCGTCGACAAGCGGGCGGACCTGGGTGATCGACCCGGTCGACGGGACCTACAACTTCTCCCACGGCTCCGACTACTTCTGCTCCGCGCTCGCGCTCGTTGCGGGCGATGTCAGCGAGCCCGATGAGCTTATTCTCGGCGCGGTGCACCGACCCGCGTTTGCCACGACCTGGCTCGCGGCGGGCGGCGTGGCGACGCGCAACGGCGAGCGACTGCCACAGCTTGAAAGCGCGGGGCTGGACCAGCTCGCGCTGGCGACCTACCTGCACCCGCGCTCGATGAGTCACGAGTCGATTCGCCAGGCCTGGGTCTCGGCCGTTAAAGACGCCGCCACTATCCGCATGTGGGGCGCGGGTTCCGTCGACCTGGCCACCGTTGCCTCCGGCGGCATCGGCGGCTGGCTGCAGCACTCCGTGGCGGACTGGGACTGGCTGCCCGGCAAGGCGCTCGTCGAAGCCGTCGGCGGGCGCGCGATCAAGGTTCAGGCCGGCGGTGTCGCGTGGTGCGTGGCCGGCAACCCGCTCATCGTCGATGAGGTGGCGGGTAAACTCTCTGAGCATGTCTAA
- the hisN gene encoding histidinol-phosphatase has product MSNYADDLALALKLADLADGITIERFEAADLNVESKPDMTPVSDADLAVEEALRAELATARPADAVLGEEFGGEAVIEGRQWVIDPIDGTKNFVRGVPVWATLIALLVDGQPVVGVISAPALARRWYASAGTGAWRTFSTGALKRLNVSKVAELSDASISMSSLEGWQERGLRDNFIALTEKAWRLRGYGDFLSYCFVAEGAVDIALEPEVSLWDLAALAVLVTEAGGTFTSLSGEEGPHGGDAVATNGALHEAVLKEVTGA; this is encoded by the coding sequence ATGTCTAACTACGCTGACGACCTCGCCCTCGCCCTCAAACTCGCGGATCTCGCGGACGGGATCACCATCGAGCGCTTCGAAGCGGCCGACCTAAACGTCGAATCCAAGCCCGATATGACCCCCGTCTCCGACGCCGATCTGGCCGTCGAGGAGGCGCTGCGCGCAGAGCTTGCGACCGCGCGCCCGGCCGACGCCGTGCTCGGCGAGGAGTTCGGCGGCGAGGCGGTCATCGAGGGCCGCCAGTGGGTGATCGACCCGATCGACGGCACCAAAAACTTCGTGCGCGGCGTGCCCGTGTGGGCGACGCTCATCGCGCTGCTTGTCGACGGCCAGCCGGTCGTCGGCGTCATCTCCGCCCCCGCCCTGGCGCGCCGCTGGTACGCCTCCGCCGGAACCGGGGCGTGGCGCACCTTCAGCACGGGCGCGCTGAAGCGCCTGAACGTGTCCAAGGTCGCCGAGCTGTCTGACGCCTCTATCTCCATGTCCTCGCTGGAGGGCTGGCAGGAGCGCGGCCTGCGCGACAACTTCATCGCTCTGACCGAGAAGGCCTGGCGGCTGCGTGGCTACGGCGATTTCCTGAGCTACTGCTTCGTCGCTGAGGGCGCGGTCGACATCGCCTTGGAGCCCGAGGTGTCGCTGTGGGACTTGGCCGCGCTGGCGGTGCTGGTGACTGAGGCTGGGGGCACGTTTACGTCGTTAAGCGGCGAAGAGGGCCCGCACGGCGGCGACGCTGTCGCGACCAATGGGGCCCTCCACGAGGCAGTGCTGAAGGAAGTTACGGGAGCCTAA